A genomic segment from Colletotrichum higginsianum IMI 349063 chromosome 5, whole genome shotgun sequence encodes:
- a CDS encoding Nitrogen assimilation transcription factor nira — protein sequence MSNTVKLRPLLPLAAAASGPPPTAPVITRPPKRKGSQVSAACNGCRKRKVKCDGVRPSCYTCKTSNSPCVYPVPEGLSQRQAQKQKLNYVSRAHENSQRVLELLRASRDGASQDILKQLQHSEHLDEAIQSIADASLLLPKFHEQRRESPSEFPRRFKQEIHQTSSRLRDGLPHAGVSTDLSSPPGLGDPTSESTTQPLSNHDSFNRDPSANSEPDHALPVSRWTIVSRDNKLLTHLFDIFWMWDSTLSHLVDRELFIADLSATLPDLSTGQRRSFCSPFLVNAILAVASLHATRKSFSPYSGNFVVLSLEFARCAFDLLESERCSGSSSLTLLQGAAILWLFAKNEGARAFPTQAASLGSLIQRTWSELGLETGGPMAFRVSGTSEAHKVKIWKAVSHMTWGFYCFFAYVLPITQSPLTVYGVVQQTPLLEAVTSQPSHDEQQRLAICFAAPASHISFFLSDANSKKEKKETLSGSLQLTAFPTRASYDFVALRLLYSYTNHAGTDLFDGRNAASLQVLHASSMMTNLWIYRSIYTIKHEFWAAEYCSSVAHALLPSLETNTSTPVVHDIVGRACCILNEMACAGVSGRAGELLKGIEERARASRIRVPAYGRQEADEEAHGGGAMIVLRGVRVFDGAEGGEGGMLDGADGRHNVRFGKTIADISRASAKK from the exons ATGTCAAACACAGTAAAGCTCAGGCCGCTGTTgccgctcgccgccgccgccagcggccCCCCGCCGACGGCCCCCGTCATCACAAGACCACCAAAGAGGAAGGGGTCACAAGTCTCAGCCGCATGTAATG GCTGCCGGAAGAGAAAGGTCAAG TGTGATGGCGTCCGGCCGAGCTGCTACACCTGCAAGACGTCGAATTCGCCATGTGTCTACCCCGTCCCAGAGGGCCTCTCGCAGAGGCAGGCCCAGAAACAGAAACTCAACTACGTGTCGAGGGCCCATGAGAACAGCCAACGGGTGTTGGAACTGCTCCGGGCGAGTCGGGACGGCGCCTCGCAGGACATATTGAAGCAACTACAACACTCGGAgcacctcgacgaggcgatACAATCGATAGCCGACGCTAGTCTCCTTCTCCCTAAGTTTCACGAACAGAGACGTGAGTCTCCTAGCGAGTTTCCAAGACGCTTTAAACAGGAAATCCACCAGACGAGCAGTCGCTTACGTGATGGCTTGCCGCACGCAGGAGTCTCGACAGATCTCTCCTCACCCCCGGGCCTAGGGGATCCGACTTCCGAGTCGACAACTCAACCACTTTCAAA TCATGATAGCTTCAATAGAGACCCGTCAGCCAACTCCGAGCCGGATCATGCCCTTCCAGTTTCGCGCTGGACAATCGTTTCTCGGGACAACAAACTGTTGACCCATCTTTTTGATATTTTTTGGATGTGGGACAGCACCCTATCCCACCTCGTCGACCGAGAGCTCTTCATTGCCGATCTAAGCGCCACCTTACCGGACCTTTCGACGGGTCAGCGCCGAAGCTTCTGTTCGCCCTTTCTCGTCAACGCAATTCTTGCCGTGGCTTCT CTACACGCGACACGCAAGAGTTTCAGTCCATACTCGGGGAATTTCGTCGTGCTCAGCCTCGAGTTTGCCCGCTGTGCTTTCGACTTGCTCGAATCGGAGAGATGTTCGGGTTCGAGCTCGTTAACACTGCTGCAGGGCGCGGCCATTCTCTGGCTCTTCGCCAAGAATGAGGGCGCTCGAGCATTCCCCACGCAGGCCGCCAGCCTCGGGAGTTTGATCCAGCGCACCTGGTCGGAACTTGGTCTTGAGACCGGTGGCCCCATGGCCTTCAGGGTTTCTGGAACGAGTGAGGCTCACAAAGTCAAGATCTGGAAGGCGGTTTCTCACATGACATGGGGGTTCTATTGCTTCTTTGCGTACGTACTCCCTATCACCCAAAGCCCCCTA ACAGTGTACGGCGTTGTACAACAAACTCCTTTGCTGGAAGCTGTCACTTCCCAACCATCTCATGACGAGCAACAGCGTCTCGCCATCTGTTTTGCTGCTCCAGCAAGTCATATTTCATTCTTTCTCTCCGATGCCAATagcaagaaagaaaaaaaggaaacaCTCTCCGGAAGCCTCCAGCTGACAGCTTTCCCCACCAGAGCATCATACGATTTCGTCGCCCTGAGGCTTCTCTACAGCTACACGAACCATGCCGGCACCGACCTATTCGACGGCCGcaacgccgcctccctccaGGTGCTCCACGCGAGCTCCATGATGACGAACCTCTGGATATACCGCAGCATCTACACCATCAAGCACGAGTTTTGGGCGGCCGAGTACTGCTCCTCCGTCGCGCATGCCCTCCTGCCGTCTCTCGAGACCAACACCTCGACACCCGTGGTCCACGACATCGTCGGCAGGGCCTGCTGCATCCTCAACGAGATGGCGTGTGCGGGCGTCTCGGGCCGCGCTGGGGAATTACTCAAGGGCATCGAagagagggcgagggcgtcgaggatcCGTGTCCCGGCGTATGGGAGGCaggaggcggacgaggaggcaCACGGAGGGGGGGCCATGATAGTGTTGCGCGGTGTGCGAGTTTTCGACGGCgctgagggcggcgagggcgggatgttggacggcgccgacggccgtCACAACGTAAGGTTCGGCAAGACCATTGCTGATATCTCCCGGGCTTCAGCCAAAAAGTGA
- a CDS encoding WW domain binding protein 11 yields MPKERNFNPVQAQRKADKAKAIKKGKAEVQSRRNEKLARRNPERIQKQIDDLKAVTTGGGKLSRHEEQVLEGLEKELHAVKKAREVLGDKAPTFGRGSYDRDGDASRGVLGKRRRDNDELTSDEDVPDEVKRIPMPRDTPPPIPKEVMDKWYAKRRARRQAEQAEQQKSEEKEDKPAAPEPKTVYEAKPMVRNLAQEAVSAFVPTAVKIKMDKGKGQAGLMEPEEADRLEQEGYLKSTTSVDETAIAGPRKAMVEDVEDDDV; encoded by the exons ATGCCGAAGGAACGCAACTTTAATCCGGTACAAGCCCAGAGAAAGGCTGACAAAGCGAAAGCGATAAAGAAAG GCAAGGCCGAAGTCCAGTCCCGTCGCAATGAGAAACTTGCGCGCCGGAATCCCGAACGAATCCAGAAGCAGATCGACGATCTCAAAGCTGTTACGACAGGGGGCGGTAAACTTTCTCGGCATGAAGAGCAAGTTCTTGAAGGTCTCGAGAAGGAGCTCCATGCAGTGAAGAAGGCACGCGAAGTACTAGGCGACAAAGCACCCACATTCGGCCGCGGCAGTTATGATCGCGATGGCGATGCTTCGAGGGGCGTGCTTGGAAAGCGGAGACGGGACAACGATGAGTTGACCAGCGATGAGGATGTCCCCGATGAAGTCAAGCGAATCCCCATGCCGCGAGATACCCCTCCACCGATCCCAAAGGAAGTGATGGATAAGTGGTATGCTAAGAGACGAGCGAGGCGACAGGCTGAGCAGGCCGAACAACAAAAGTcagaggaaaaggaagacAAACCTGCAGCGCCAGAGCCCAAGACGGTGTACGAAGCCAAGCCAATGGTCCGAAATTTGGCACAAGAGGCAGTTTCTGCTTTCGTGCCTACTGCTGTAAAGATCAAAATggacaagggcaagggccAAGCAGGGTTGATGGAGCCCGAGGAGGCGGACAGGCTCGAGCAAGAAGGCTATTTAAAGTCAACAACCTCCGTGGATGAGACCGCAATTGCCGGGCCCAGGAAGGCTATGGTGGAAGAtgttgaagatgatgatgtctGA
- a CDS encoding amidohydrolase, whose amino-acid sequence MSPSTCQSPFQPATAHSIPSLPCWITEIICPLNNHTRLSCIRILKIPLKWEHTWFLNSPTRTLRKRYRGGAMVKVLIQNVRVFDSETILEPGNVVFTRSAGNIQNYMADDSDAETSDFVIDGRGCTLIPGLIDVYANVKGANAALGMYASLGVTTILDMSSTTQQCQAMRVYAAGRTGISSFLTCGTEPSPARGYQPQLYDSPDSYIIRTREDAVAYVSLKSSGPDSSDFIKVSVDPESFDDDILKTLADAAHAHGKLIIARTAGKASYERALRAGFDVFAHAPLDAPIDTVLARRMAAKNAIFVPTLTMMRRRALTNDPTADNTTTEPSHSFDRTTANRDPVERPRTDVVPGGSYDHATQSVRTLHEAGVTICAGTTANPVLGSQIPFGDSLHEELRLLVEAGMPVIHALRSATCVAATAFRLSDRGIVRGGLRADLVLVEGNPLEDITATRKIRKVWIRGEEIEPSVAARGGGKHT is encoded by the coding sequence ATGTCACCAAGCACCTGCCAGTCGCCATTCCAACCTGCAACAGCACATAGTATACCGAGTTTGCCCTGTTGGATCACCGAAATTATCTGTCCGCTTAACAACCACACACGACTATCCTGCATTCGGATTCTGAAGATACCGCTCAAGTGGGAGCATACCTGGTTCTTGAATTCACCTACAAGAACGCTACGCAAAAGGTATAGGGGAGGGGCAATGGTTAAAGTATTGATCCAAAATGTTCGCGTGTTCGATAGCGAGACCATTCTTGAACCTGGCAATGTTGTCTTTACGCGATCCGCCGGCAACATTCAAAACTACATGGCCGACGACTCCGATGCTGAGACTTCCGACTTTGTCATTGATGGCCGAGGCTGCACACTCATACCGGGTCTCATCGACGTCTATGCCAATGTCAAAGGTGCCAACGCAGCCCTTGGCATGTATGCGAGCCTGGGCGTCACGACCATCCTCGACATGAGCAGCACCACCCAGCAATGCCAGGCCATGCGCGTCTACGCCGCCGGCAGAACGGGCATCTCGAGTTTTCTCACCTGCGGCACCGAACCATCTCCCGCCCGAGGCTATCAGCCGCAGCTGTACGACAGCCCGGACAGCTACATCATCCGCACGCGCGAGGACGCCGTGGCCTATGTCTCGTTGAAATCCAGCGGACCGGACAGCTCCGACTTCATCAAGGTTTCGGTCGACCCTGAATCGTTCGACGACGATATTCTCAagaccctcgccgacgccgcccacgcccacggCAAACTCATCATCGCCCGCACCGCCGGCAAGGCGTCCTACGAGCGCGCCCTACgcgccggcttcgacgtcTTCGCCCACGCGCCCCTGGACGCGCCCATCGACACCGTTCTGGCGCGCAGGATGGCCGCCAAAAACGCAATATTCGTGCCGACGCTCACCATGATGCGACGGCGTGCGTTGACCAACGACCCCACCGCAGACAACACCACTACCGAACCCTCCCACAGCTTCGACAGGACCACGGCCAACCGTGACCCTGTCGAGCGCCCCCGCACCGACGTCGTTCCCGGCGGCAGCTATGACCACGCGACGCAGAGCGTGCGCACGCTTcacgaggccggcgtcacCATCTGCGCCGGCACGACGGCGAACCCGGTCCTGGGGTCCCAAATCCCCTTTGGTGACAGCCTGCACGAGGAGCTGCGCCTGctggtcgaggccggcatgcCCGTGATCCACGCACTCCGCTCGGCGACCTGCGTGGCGGCCACTGCCTTCCGGCTCAGCGACCGCGGCATCGTCCGGGGCGGCCTCCGGGCCGACTTGGTGCTCGTCGAGGGGAACCCGCTCGAGGACATCACCGCGACGCGGAAAATCAGGAAGGTATGGATCCGCGGGGAGGAGATCGAACCGTCTGTCGCggcgcgcggcggcggcaaacACACCTAG
- a CDS encoding Serine threonine-protein kinase sid2 yields the protein MSGFMANLFPGGARDTHAASRPETPTRNSFVNPSSTPQGSPSKRTLPPGAHELPDAFDNALKLNTPVLERPRLDRPLSVITTPQSTGRGNENSPNVDESVLHKGAISTGSPLKKSHGQENTPPIPRLGGNDSPYQQSHAAISRHELYQPKEKAVTPRNKFNTQRALTPEELEILQRPNVRRLVNVTQLYFLDYYFDLLTYVGSRQNRLTAFQSEIPPPPETDEATYNQMWQKYKGRERANLRKRRVRLRQGDFQILTQVGQGGYGQVFLAQKKDTREVCALKVMSKKLLFKLDEVRHVLTERDILTTAKSDWLVRLLYSFQDDKSIYLAMEYVPGGDFRTLLNNTGVLSNRHARFYIAEMFCSVDALHQLGYIHRDLKPENFLVDSTGHVKLTDFGLAAGMLAPAKIESMRVRLEKASETSVPFGKPMDKRTVAERREGYQTMRAKDTNYAKSIVGSPDYMAPEVLRGDEYDYTVDYWSLGCMLFEALTGFPPFAGSTPDETWRNLKHWREVLKRPVWEDPNYFLSNRTWNFITTCINSRSKRFSNIKEIFDHHYFAEVDWDTLRSTKAPFVPELDSETDAGYFDDFTNEADMAKYKEVHDKQQALETMADRDDEMGKSLFVGFTFRHRKTTDDASPRKPIPFKEEEDTFGTML from the exons ATGTCGGGCTTCATGGCCAATCTGTTCCCCGGAGGGGCCAGAGACACCCACGCCGCGTCGCGACCGGAGACGCCCACGAGAAACAGCTTCGTCAACCCATCCAGCACGCCTCAGGGCAGCCCCAGCAAGAGAACACTTCCCCCTGGAGCTCATGAACTGCCTGACGCATTTGACAACGCCCTCAAGCTGAACACGCCTGTTCTCGAACGGCCCAGACTCGATCGCCCGCTGAGTGTCATCACCACCCCCCAGTCCACCGGAAGGGGCAACGAAAACAGCCCGAATGTAGATGAGAGCGTGTTGCACAAGGGGGCCATCTCCACCGGCAGTCCCTTGAAAAAGTCCCACGGACAGGAAAATACTCCTCCCATTCCACGCCTTGGGGGCAACGACTCTCCTTACCAGCAAAGCCACGCCGCCATCTCTCGCCACGAGTTGTACCAACCCAAAGAGAAGGCTGTGACCCCCAGGAACAAATTCAACACCCAGAGAGCACTGACCCCCGAAGAGCTGGAAATCCTTCAGCGCCCCAATGTCCGAAGACTGGTCAACGTGACTCAGCTCT ACTTTCTTGACTACTACTTCGACCTCCTGACGTATGTCGGCTCCAGACAGAACCGCCTGACTGCGTTCCAGTCGGAAATTCCGCCTCCGCCCGAGACGGATGAAGCGACGTACAATCAGATGTGGCAGAAGTACAAGGGCCGAGAGCGCGCCAATCTAAGAAAGAGACGCGTTAGGCTTCGGCAGGGTGATTTCCAGATCCTGACGCAGGTCGGACAGGGAGGTTACGGCCAGGTCTTCCTTGCCCAGAAGAAGGATACACGCGAGGTTTGCGCCCTGAAAGTGATGAGCAAGAAACTGCTCTTCAAACTGGACGAGGTCCGCCACGTCCTGACAGAGCGTGACATCCTCACCACCGCCAAGAGTGATTGGTTAGTCCGTCTGCTTTACTCTTTTCAGGATGACAAGAGTATCTATCTTGCCATGGAGTATGTGCCGGGTGGAGACTTCCGCACCCTGTTGAATAACACTGGTGTCTTGAGCAACCGTCATGCGCGATTCTACATCGCCGAGATGTTCTGCTCAGTTGATGCCCTTCATCAGCTAGGCTACATCCACAGAGACTTAAAGCCGGAGAACTTCCTTGTTGACTCAACCGGACACGTCAAGCTCACTGACTTCGGTTTGGCTGCCGGCATGCTCGCTCCAGCCAAGATCGAGTCGATGCGAGTACGCCTCGAGAAGGCTTCTGAGACATCGGTGCCGTTCGGAAAGCCGATGGACAAGCGAACAGTGGCAGAGCGACGCGAGGGATACCAGACGATGCGAGCAAAGGACACGAACTACGCCAAGTCCATCGTCGGCTCACCTGACTACATGGCGCCCGAGGTTCTTCGAGGAGACGAGTACGACTACACGGTAGATTATTGGAGTTTGGGTTGCATGCTGTTCGAGGCACTAACGGGATTCCCTCCCTTTGCGGGCTCCACCCCTGACGAGACTTGGCGGAACTTGAAGCACTGGAGAGAGGTTCTGAAGCGCCCCGTCTGGGAGGACCCTAACTACTTCCTAAGCAACCGCACATGGAACTTCATCACGAC TTGCATCAACTCCCGGTCCAAGCGCTTCTCAAACATCAAGGAGATCTTCGATCACCACTACTTCGCTGAGGTTGACTGGGACACCTTGCGTAGCACCAAGGCTCCATTTGTGCCCGAGCTCGATTCGGAGACCGACGCAGGATACTTTGATGACTTCACCAACGAGGCCGACATGGCCAAGTACAAGGAGGTCCATGACAAGCAGCAGGCACTGGAGACCATGGCGGATCGCGATGATGAAATGGGCAAGAGTCTCTTTGTCGGCTTCACGTTCCGTCACCGCAAGACTACGGACGACGCCAGTCCGCGCAAGCCGATACCgttcaaggaggaggaggacacCTTTGGCACAATGCTGTAG